One window from the genome of Aeromonas sp. FDAARGOS 1405 encodes:
- the degS gene encoding outer membrane-stress sensor serine endopeptidase DegS gives MKIPSLVSYLGKSIGFGLTVAALLLLLFPNFRGGAQLPGLITNARELSFSYAAHRAGPAVVNIYTRSFASNQGNRGQLQPQGLGSGVIMTQRGYVLTNYHVIADADQIIVALQDGRVFSAELIGTDPLTDLAVLYIESDNLPVIPQDPERLPEVGDVVLAIGNPYNVGQTITQGIISATGRTGLSSMGPDSNGRQDLLQTDAAINAGNSGGALVNGRGDLVGINTATYHLNGNQESYGISFAIPYRLAKRIMDELIANGRVIRGYLGISSVEINPIVARMMNLGELRGLIVESLDPVGPAAKGGLQRGDVLLKINGEAITGVRAAMDKIVESRPGTQLTISVLRSGKPLEVVVTIEEDLRYQNRAAASAAGAS, from the coding sequence ATGAAAATCCCCTCTTTAGTCAGTTACTTGGGCAAGTCCATCGGTTTCGGTTTGACCGTCGCCGCACTGCTGTTGCTGCTGTTTCCCAATTTCCGTGGCGGGGCTCAACTGCCCGGCCTGATCACCAATGCCCGCGAACTGAGCTTCTCCTACGCCGCCCACCGCGCCGGCCCGGCAGTCGTCAACATCTATACCCGAAGCTTTGCCTCCAATCAGGGCAATCGCGGACAACTGCAGCCACAGGGGCTGGGCTCCGGCGTCATCATGACCCAGCGCGGCTACGTGCTGACCAACTACCACGTCATCGCCGATGCCGATCAGATCATCGTCGCCCTGCAGGATGGCCGCGTCTTCAGCGCCGAACTGATCGGCACAGACCCGCTCACCGATCTTGCCGTACTTTATATCGAGTCAGATAACTTGCCTGTGATCCCGCAAGATCCGGAACGCTTGCCTGAAGTGGGCGACGTGGTACTCGCCATCGGCAACCCCTATAACGTCGGCCAGACCATCACCCAGGGCATCATCAGTGCGACCGGCCGTACCGGCCTCTCCAGCATGGGGCCCGACAGCAATGGCCGACAGGATCTGCTGCAAACCGACGCGGCCATCAATGCTGGCAACTCGGGGGGTGCTCTGGTCAACGGTAGGGGCGATCTGGTTGGCATCAACACAGCCACCTATCACCTCAACGGCAATCAGGAGAGCTACGGCATCAGCTTTGCCATCCCCTACCGGCTGGCCAAGCGGATCATGGACGAGTTGATCGCCAACGGCCGCGTCATTCGCGGTTATCTCGGCATCTCCAGCGTCGAGATCAACCCCATCGTCGCCCGCATGATGAACCTGGGCGAACTGCGCGGTCTCATCGTCGAGAGTCTGGATCCTGTCGGTCCGGCGGCCAAAGGTGGCCTGCAACGGGGTGACGTGCTGCTCAAGATCAACGGTGAAGCGATCACCGGGGTACGTGCCGCCATGGACAAGATTGTAGAGAGCCGCCCCGGCACCCAGCTGACCATCTCGGTGTTGCGCTCTGGTAAGCCACTCGAGGTGGTAGTGACCATCGAAGAGGATCTGCGCTACCAGAACCGGGCTGCCGCCAGCGCGGCAGGCGCCAGCTAA
- a CDS encoding YhcB family protein, with product MSLLNGILLAVAALIIGIVLGRFSVRSRDAGRLEQELKKAHKELESYQGQINTHFADSAALMEQLAEQYQTLYRHMAEQSKFLAKAQEPLFRESLVEEAPTKEPEEPGVPPRDYAGASSGLLKQPN from the coding sequence ATGAGTCTGTTAAACGGGATCCTGCTGGCTGTCGCGGCCTTGATTATCGGTATCGTTCTCGGCCGTTTTTCGGTGCGTAGTCGCGATGCCGGCCGTCTGGAACAGGAACTGAAAAAGGCCCACAAGGAGCTCGAAAGCTATCAGGGCCAGATCAACACCCACTTCGCCGACAGCGCCGCGCTGATGGAGCAACTGGCCGAACAGTATCAGACCCTCTATCGCCATATGGCGGAGCAGAGCAAATTCCTGGCCAAGGCCCAGGAACCCCTGTTCCGTGAATCATTGGTAGAAGAAGCACCAACCAAAGAACCAGAGGAGCCGGGCGTACCGCCTCGCGACTATGCCGGTGCCTCTTCCGGACTGCTCAAACAACCAAACTAG
- a CDS encoding SFCGS family glycine-rich protein, whose product MTAIKLVIGDRLGKGQKVGAGAEAAGANVTIIPGMAADMKLGDVMNKEQADLGISFCGSGGAGAITAQTKYGYKCRYGMRSVEEGVTAINEGCVVLGFGFMDKEELGQKLVEAFAKKHGRA is encoded by the coding sequence ATGACTGCCATCAAACTCGTGATTGGAGATCGTCTCGGTAAAGGTCAGAAAGTAGGTGCAGGCGCGGAAGCTGCAGGTGCCAACGTGACCATCATCCCCGGCATGGCTGCCGATATGAAGCTCGGCGACGTGATGAACAAGGAGCAGGCTGATCTCGGCATCTCCTTCTGCGGCAGCGGCGGCGCCGGTGCCATCACCGCCCAAACCAAGTACGGCTACAAGTGCCGCTACGGCATGCGCTCCGTTGAAGAGGGTGTCACCGCCATCAACGAAGGTTGCGTGGTGCTGGGCTTTGGCTTCATGGACAAGGAAGAGCTGGGCCAGAAACTGGTCGAAGCCTTCGCCAAGAAGCACGGACGCGCCTGA
- the zapE gene encoding cell division protein ZapE, with protein MTPQQKYQQDLQRPGFVADPAQAMAVARLERLYQDLCQTPTPTRARGLLGWLQKPKPPEPVLGIYMWGGVGRGKTWLMDTFFDSLPGTRKMRSHFHRFMHRIHDELQGLSGQSDPLKLVASKLASETDIICFDEFFVSDITDAMLLGTLFQELFGHGVVLVATSNIPPQDLYRNGLQRARFLPAIELIERHCEVLNVDGGIDYRLRTLEQAEIYHCPLDLQAKANLDHYFQQLTGGHTACEGAFEVNHRQLTSLGMGEGVLYMDFEQLCCTPRSQNDYIELARLFHTVLLANVQPMGTGTDDAARRFIAMVDEFYERHVKLIMSAAVPMAELYGEGLLNFEFKRCLSRLQEMQSHEYLARVHLP; from the coding sequence ATGACCCCGCAGCAAAAATATCAGCAGGATTTGCAGCGCCCCGGCTTCGTGGCCGACCCCGCCCAGGCGATGGCGGTGGCCCGTCTGGAGCGACTCTATCAGGATTTGTGCCAAACCCCGACTCCGACCAGAGCCCGCGGCCTGCTGGGCTGGCTGCAAAAGCCCAAGCCGCCGGAGCCCGTCCTCGGGATATATATGTGGGGTGGAGTGGGCCGAGGCAAGACCTGGCTGATGGATACTTTTTTCGACAGCCTGCCGGGGACGCGCAAGATGCGCAGCCATTTCCACCGTTTCATGCATCGTATTCACGATGAACTGCAAGGGCTGAGCGGGCAATCCGATCCCCTCAAGCTGGTAGCCAGTAAGCTTGCTAGCGAAACAGACATCATCTGTTTCGACGAATTTTTTGTCTCCGACATCACCGATGCCATGCTGCTGGGCACGCTGTTTCAGGAGCTGTTTGGTCACGGCGTCGTGCTGGTCGCCACTTCAAATATTCCGCCACAGGATCTTTATCGCAACGGGCTGCAGCGAGCCCGTTTTCTGCCAGCTATCGAGCTTATCGAGCGTCATTGTGAAGTGCTTAACGTGGATGGCGGTATCGACTATCGCCTGCGCACGCTGGAACAAGCCGAGATTTATCACTGCCCGCTGGATTTGCAGGCAAAAGCTAATCTTGACCACTATTTTCAGCAATTAACCGGTGGGCACACTGCTTGCGAGGGGGCGTTCGAGGTCAATCATCGTCAGCTGACGTCGCTGGGTATGGGAGAAGGGGTGCTCTATATGGATTTCGAGCAACTTTGTTGTACTCCCCGCTCCCAAAACGACTATATCGAGTTGGCCCGGCTGTTCCACACCGTGTTGCTGGCCAATGTTCAACCAATGGGCACAGGCACGGATGACGCGGCCCGCCGCTTCATTGCCATGGTCGATGAGTTTTATGAACGGCACGTCAAGCTCATCATGTCGGCGGCTGTTCCCATGGCAGAACTCTACGGCGAAGGGCTGCTGAATTTCGAATTCAAACGCTGTCTTTCACGGCTTCAGGAAATGCAATCGCACGAATACCTTGCCAGAGTGCACCTTCCTTAG
- a CDS encoding Do family serine endopeptidase — MRKPLSMLSVLALSVGIAMSAAPAQAALPSLLGSNQEMPSLAPVLEQVTPAVVNISVSGKKVTRQRLPEQFRFFFGPNMPDEQVSEQPFQALGSGVIIDAKKGYVITNAHVVHEADEIKVTLKDGREYAAKKIGEDKQSDIALLQIKAEELVQIKFADSDELRVGDYALAIGNPFGLGQTVTSGIVSALGRSGLNIENLENFIQTDAAINSGNSGGALLNLRGELIGINTAILGPNGGNIGIGFAIPSNMVRDLTEQIVKYGEVRRGQLGITGTELTSDIAKTFGYNKKDGAFVNQVMPDSAADKAGIKAGDIIVSIDGKPVRSFGELRAKIATMGAGKQVALGLIRDGKSQTAKVTLKQADDSEVRASALHPALEGAKLSTTTDPVSGVAVADIDPRSPAAASGLQKGDIIIGVNRLRINTLGELSKALKNKPDVLALNIQRGDSSLYLVIR; from the coding sequence ATGCGTAAACCTCTTTCCATGCTCAGTGTGCTAGCCCTCAGTGTCGGTATCGCCATGTCTGCGGCCCCCGCTCAGGCTGCACTGCCTTCCCTGTTAGGCTCGAATCAGGAGATGCCAAGTCTGGCGCCAGTGCTCGAACAGGTCACTCCTGCCGTAGTCAATATCTCTGTCTCCGGTAAGAAAGTGACCCGTCAGCGCCTACCGGAACAGTTCCGCTTTTTCTTTGGTCCCAACATGCCCGACGAGCAAGTGAGCGAACAGCCGTTCCAGGCTCTCGGCTCTGGCGTCATCATCGATGCCAAGAAGGGGTATGTGATCACCAACGCTCACGTAGTGCACGAAGCGGACGAGATCAAGGTCACTCTGAAGGATGGCCGTGAGTATGCGGCCAAGAAGATCGGTGAAGACAAGCAGTCCGACATCGCCCTGCTGCAAATCAAGGCCGAGGAACTGGTACAGATCAAGTTCGCCGACTCCGACGAACTGCGGGTGGGTGACTACGCGCTGGCTATCGGCAACCCGTTTGGGCTGGGTCAGACCGTCACGTCAGGTATAGTCAGCGCGCTCGGTCGAAGCGGCCTCAACATCGAGAATCTGGAGAACTTCATCCAGACTGATGCGGCCATCAACTCAGGTAACTCCGGTGGTGCCCTGCTCAACCTGCGTGGCGAGCTGATCGGTATCAATACCGCGATTCTGGGCCCGAACGGCGGCAACATTGGCATCGGCTTTGCCATTCCCTCTAACATGGTGCGGGATCTGACCGAGCAAATCGTCAAATATGGTGAAGTACGTCGTGGTCAGTTGGGTATTACCGGCACCGAGCTCACCTCAGACATCGCCAAGACCTTCGGCTACAACAAGAAGGATGGCGCCTTCGTCAACCAGGTCATGCCTGACTCCGCCGCAGATAAGGCGGGCATCAAGGCGGGCGATATCATCGTCAGCATCGATGGCAAGCCGGTTCGCTCCTTCGGCGAGCTGCGAGCCAAGATCGCCACCATGGGTGCTGGCAAGCAGGTCGCGTTGGGACTGATCCGCGATGGCAAGTCACAAACAGCCAAGGTAACCCTGAAGCAAGCCGATGACAGCGAAGTCCGCGCCAGCGCACTGCACCCGGCACTGGAAGGGGCCAAGCTGAGCACCACTACCGATCCGGTATCCGGCGTCGCAGTGGCTGACATTGATCCACGCTCTCCGGCAGCCGCTTCCGGCCTGCAGAAGGGGGACATCATCATCGGGGTCAACCGTCTGCGCATCAACACGTTGGGCGAGCTGAGCAAGGCGCTCAAGAACAAGCCTGACGTACTGGCGCTCAATATCCAGCGTGGTGACTCCTCGCTCTATCTGGTGATCCGCTAA
- a CDS encoding DUF4312 family protein codes for MKENFTTKVTVSGKGTSRQQAFASALSQVQPTLLKDNQQVLLRIEPVDVQVLRAEESVRVEKFLFFFLPRQRREYRVQLEITVQVTSLDVARVTFTQV; via the coding sequence ATGAAAGAGAACTTCACCACCAAGGTCACCGTCAGCGGCAAGGGAACCAGCCGTCAGCAGGCATTTGCCTCCGCTCTCAGCCAGGTGCAGCCAACGCTCCTCAAGGACAACCAGCAGGTACTGCTGCGCATTGAGCCGGTCGATGTACAGGTGCTTAGAGCCGAGGAGTCGGTCCGGGTGGAGAAGTTCCTGTTCTTCTTCCTGCCGCGCCAGCGCCGCGAATATCGCGTTCAGCTGGAGATCACGGTGCAGGTCACCAGTCTCGACGTCGCCAGGGTGACGTTCACCCAGGTGTGA
- a CDS encoding PRD domain-containing protein, with amino-acid sequence MQTDTYDQTLTPDSPALLRQTDQVLARIHILLGDQGIHPNEVQQQMLASHIKAMVWRSHSGEPLPEVDLSLFEEISPLSLRLAEQVVSWLERLAYEEAHLLSVHFEVAKENELSSVTGDN; translated from the coding sequence TTGCAAACAGATACCTACGACCAGACCCTGACCCCGGACAGTCCGGCACTGCTGCGCCAGACCGATCAGGTCCTGGCACGCATTCATATTCTGCTGGGCGATCAGGGCATCCACCCCAACGAGGTACAGCAGCAGATGCTGGCCTCCCATATCAAAGCCATGGTGTGGCGCTCCCACAGCGGCGAACCGCTGCCGGAAGTTGACCTCAGCCTGTTTGAGGAGATCTCGCCCCTCTCTCTGCGTCTCGCCGAGCAGGTTGTCAGCTGGCTAGAGCGACTCGCCTACGAAGAGGCACACCTCTTGTCCGTCCATTTTGAAGTAGCCAAAGAAAACGAACTCAGCTCAGTAACAGGAGATAACTAA